One genomic segment of Hordeum vulgare subsp. vulgare chromosome 2H, MorexV3_pseudomolecules_assembly, whole genome shotgun sequence includes these proteins:
- the LOC123429742 gene encoding uncharacterized protein LOC123429742: protein MDGRPDVPSEERRVAGKKEDMADQESVDLPNSDTQSMSSQVSCVSEQMPERCGQKEIKPASGFISNSEHLYLPHGGEDEGERLNCLLSHILHRTDALCDEMASMASILAKISIPVTSHHKVFDQLDAAQRLFKMSLNILHYTENAAGKKMADQNVDDQRTKDDKGKSGIHCFENQGTKQHVDASVTDLTMGLCRSNMETPQMAAYCPDGQMTDEEDEHFVAADPTSGLCDQAAVHSYDNQSTMEYMEMIDPMTGEGQSSTETHASRMMDEGNSSNEGKGQSSTETHASRMMDESNSSNEGKGQSNTEEHASRIMDESNSSNEGKSSNESKSSTQAVVMVLDSDEEHEVGGWYDHGDAQIFEDA from the coding sequence ATGGATGGGAGGCCGGACGTCCCTTCCGAAGAGCGGAGGGTCGCGGGGAAGAAGGAGGACATGGCCGACCAGGAGAGCGTGGACCTGCCCAACTCCGATACCCAGAGTATGAGCTCCCAAGTCAGTTGCGTCTCTGAGCAGATGCCCGAGCGGTGCGGCCAGAAGGAAATCAAGCCTGCCTCCGGATTCATATCCAACTCCGAGCATTTATACCTGCCCCACGGCGGTGAGGATGAGGGCGAGCGCCTAAACTGCTTACTCAGTCATATATTGCACCGGACGGATGCCTTGTGCGACGAGATGGCATCCATGGCATCTATTCTGGCCAAAATCAGTATCCCCGTCACCTCCCATCACAAGGTCTTCGATCAGTTAGACGCGGCGCAGAGATTATTCAAGATGTCCCTGAATATATTGCATTATACCGAGAATGCGGCTGGTAAAAAGATGGCTGACCAAAATGTTGATGACCAGAGGACCAAGGATGACAAAGGCAAATCCGGCATCCACTGTTTTGAGAACCAGGGAACCAAGCAACATGTGGATGCATCGGTAACAGATCTGACAATGGGCCTTTGTAGATCAAACATGGAAACGCCGCAGATGGCTGCCTACTGTCCTGATGGCCAGATGACTGATGAGGAGGATGAACATTTCGTGGCAGCGGATCCTACAAGTGGCCTTTGCGACCAGGCGGCTGTCCACTCTTACGACAACCAGAGTACCATGGAGTACATGGAGATGATTGATCCCATGACAGGTGAAGGCCAATCAAGCACGGAGACGCATGCGTCGAGGATGATGGACGAGGGCAATTCAAGCAACGAAGGCAAAGGCCAATCAAGCACGGAGACGCACGCATCTAGGATGATGGACGAGAGCAATTCGAGCAACGAAGGCAAAGGCCAATCAAACACGGAGGAGCATGCATCGAGGATTATGGACGAGAGCAATTCAAGCAACGAAGGCAAATCAAGCAACGAAAGCAAATCAAGCACACAGGCAGTGGTGATGGTGCTGGATTCCGATGAGGAGCATGAAGTGGGGGGGTGGTATGACCATGGAGATGCACAAATATTCGAAGATGCTTGa